Proteins encoded within one genomic window of Mesobacillus subterraneus:
- a CDS encoding NAD kinase, translating to MKFAITSKGDSRSNTLMHKMRTYLLDFDLQYDEDQPDICISVGGDGTLLYAFHRYASRLDKTAFIGVHTGHLGFYADWVPEEIEKLVIAVAKTPYQVIEYPLLEVIIRYQHGGRETRYLALNESTVKSVEGTLVMDVEIRGQHFERFRGDGLCVSTPSGSTAYNKALGGAILHPSLRAIQVAEMASINNRVFRTVGSPLILPDHHTCTLKPVNRPDFQVTVDHLTLLHKDVKSIQFRVADEKIRFARFRPFPFWKRVHDSFISDSD from the coding sequence ATGAAATTTGCGATCACTTCAAAAGGGGATTCCAGGTCCAATACGTTGATGCATAAAATGAGAACATATCTTTTGGACTTTGATTTACAATATGATGAAGACCAGCCGGATATTTGTATCTCCGTGGGAGGAGATGGCACGCTTTTATATGCCTTTCATCGCTATGCGAGCAGGCTGGACAAAACAGCATTCATTGGAGTACATACCGGGCACCTTGGCTTTTATGCCGACTGGGTTCCTGAGGAAATTGAAAAACTAGTCATTGCCGTAGCCAAAACACCCTACCAGGTGATAGAATATCCACTCCTGGAGGTAATTATCAGATACCAGCATGGCGGCAGAGAAACAAGATATCTAGCCCTGAATGAATCGACCGTCAAATCTGTTGAAGGCACCCTTGTAATGGATGTTGAGATTAGAGGCCAGCACTTTGAACGCTTTCGCGGGGATGGTTTGTGCGTTTCAACGCCATCAGGAAGCACAGCCTACAATAAGGCATTGGGCGGTGCCATCCTCCACCCGTCGTTAAGGGCTATCCAGGTTGCCGAAATGGCATCCATCAACAATCGAGTCTTCAGGACAGTAGGGTCACCGCTGATCCTTCCTGACCATCATACGTGTACTCTAAAACCTGTTAACAGACCCGATTTCCAGGTAACAGTTGACCATTTGACACTATTGCATAAGGACGTTAAGTCAATCCAATTCAGGGTAGCAGATGAAAAAATCCGCTTCGCCCGTTTCCGCCCGTTCCCATTCTGGAAAAGGGTACATGATTCCTTTATTTCAGACAGTGATTAA
- a CDS encoding GTP pyrophosphokinase, whose amino-acid sequence MKHWDQFLEPYKHAVEELKVKLKGIRSQYELHSDHSPIEFVTGRVKPIASILDKAHQKGISLDKLDSEMQDIAGLRIMCQFVDDIKIVVEQLRSRNDFEIVEERDYISHKKASGYRSYHVVIRYPVQTIRGERKILAEIQIRTLAMNFWATVEHSLNYKYKGLFPEDIKTRLQRAAEAAFRLDEEMSTIRGEIQDAQAFFTRKKEMQQDGKK is encoded by the coding sequence GTGAAACACTGGGATCAATTTTTAGAACCTTATAAGCATGCTGTAGAAGAATTAAAGGTAAAGCTAAAAGGAATCAGAAGCCAATATGAGCTCCATTCCGACCATTCCCCGATTGAATTCGTCACCGGAAGGGTAAAGCCTATTGCGAGCATTCTGGATAAGGCACATCAAAAAGGAATTTCACTTGATAAGCTTGATTCAGAAATGCAGGATATTGCCGGCTTGAGAATCATGTGCCAGTTCGTGGATGATATCAAGATAGTCGTTGAACAATTGAGAAGCCGGAATGATTTTGAGATTGTCGAGGAGAGGGATTATATCTCCCATAAAAAAGCAAGCGGCTACCGCTCCTATCATGTAGTGATCCGTTATCCAGTGCAGACCATTCGCGGTGAAAGAAAGATTCTCGCAGAAATACAGATCAGAACCTTGGCGATGAATTTCTGGGCAACAGTGGAGCATTCGCTGAATTATAAGTACAAGGGGCTTTTTCCAGAAGACATAAAAACCAGGCTGCAGCGCGCAGCAGAGGCCGCATTCCGGCTCGATGAAGAAATGTCGACGATCAGGGGAGAAATCCAGGATGCACAGGCATTTTTCACAAGGAAAAAAGAAATGCAGCAGGATGGGAAGAAATAG
- a CDS encoding CYTH domain-containing protein, whose translation MSHNIEIEFKNMLTEEEFHFLEKYFKLEPDQFKKQINHYFDTSSFTLKDHGSALRIREKGCEFEMTLKQPAQQGLLETNQILTTGQAEKALSSGKLPDGEVKDAVVRLIKDTEPLQYFGSLTTVRGRV comes from the coding sequence GTGAGCCACAATATTGAAATTGAATTTAAAAATATGCTGACAGAGGAAGAATTCCATTTCCTTGAAAAATACTTCAAATTAGAGCCAGACCAATTCAAAAAACAGATCAATCATTATTTTGATACGAGTTCCTTCACCTTGAAAGATCATGGTTCTGCATTAAGGATCAGAGAAAAAGGGTGTGAGTTCGAAATGACTTTAAAGCAACCTGCACAACAAGGGTTGCTGGAAACGAACCAGATACTAACGACTGGCCAGGCTGAGAAAGCCCTGTCATCAGGAAAGCTGCCAGACGGTGAAGTAAAAGATGCTGTTGTGAGATTAATCAAAGATACAGAGCCTTTGCAATACTTCGGTTCGCTCACAACTGTGAGGGGCCGAGTTTGA
- a CDS encoding CYTH domain-containing protein, which translates to MDHSYYLNTEDYELEYEVTDETEGYKIFSELLDELKIPLRATDNKIKRFYTAKYNLLQE; encoded by the coding sequence CTGGACCATAGTTACTATTTAAATACAGAAGATTATGAGCTAGAATATGAAGTGACAGATGAGACAGAAGGATATAAGATTTTCTCTGAATTATTGGATGAATTAAAAATTCCTCTTAGAGCAACCGATAATAAAATCAAAAGATTTTACACCGCAAAATATAATCTTTTACAAGAATAG
- a CDS encoding lytic transglycosylase domain-containing protein, with amino-acid sequence MNVDQLKVMLELQALQNFNQPPTSQSGNSLFQEMLSGILSDQSNALGATATRLEELFDNAPTAVDSFDLVKPNIGQMLPPIQLTKVAAKSHADFDGIIDKAASLFNIPAKLIKSVIQKESNFNPNAVSHAGASGLMQLMPATARGLGVKNVFDPAENILAGSKYLRQMLDKYDNNIELALAAYNAGPGNVDKYGGIPPFKETQNYVRKVTDVFYG; translated from the coding sequence ATGAACGTTGACCAGTTAAAAGTCATGCTTGAATTGCAGGCGCTCCAAAACTTCAACCAGCCGCCTACCAGCCAATCTGGTAATAGCCTATTTCAAGAGATGCTTTCCGGCATCCTCAGTGATCAAAGCAATGCTTTGGGCGCCACTGCAACAAGGCTTGAAGAGTTGTTTGACAACGCGCCAACAGCGGTTGACTCTTTCGATTTAGTAAAACCAAACATTGGACAAATGCTTCCGCCTATTCAACTGACGAAAGTGGCGGCCAAAAGCCATGCTGATTTTGATGGAATCATTGATAAAGCTGCTTCTCTGTTCAATATTCCAGCCAAGCTCATTAAGTCGGTTATTCAAAAGGAATCGAATTTTAACCCAAATGCCGTGAGCCATGCAGGCGCCTCTGGACTTATGCAATTAATGCCTGCAACAGCAAGAGGCTTGGGCGTTAAAAATGTATTTGATCCAGCAGAAAATATTCTCGCAGGCAGTAAATACCTTCGTCAAATGCTGGACAAGTACGACAATAATATCGAACTAGCACTTGCAGCATACAATGCAGGACCAGGAAATGTTGACAAATATGGGGGAATCCCTCCTTTTAAAGAAACGCAAAACTATGTAAGGAAAGTCACGGATGTCTTTTACGGATAA
- a CDS encoding globin domain-containing protein, with product MVENKTLPFEAIGEGTLHRLVEVFYHRVGMHPDLAPIFPDDLTETARKQKQFLTQYLGGLPLYTDEHGYPMLRARHLPFEITPTRATAWLACMVESMDEVGLKGPVREDFYARLYLTAQHMINTPDGETGDNT from the coding sequence ATGGTTGAGAATAAGACCTTACCATTCGAAGCCATTGGCGAAGGGACACTTCACCGCCTGGTCGAGGTTTTTTACCACCGCGTTGGAATGCATCCTGATCTTGCTCCTATATTCCCGGATGATTTAACTGAAACTGCCAGAAAACAAAAGCAGTTTTTAACTCAATATTTAGGAGGGCTACCCCTATATACCGATGAACATGGCTATCCAATGCTTCGTGCAAGACATCTGCCGTTCGAAATCACGCCGACCAGGGCGACAGCATGGCTCGCCTGTATGGTTGAATCCATGGATGAAGTTGGGCTTAAAGGACCTGTAAGGGAAGATTTTTATGCAAGACTATACCTGACCGCCCAGCATATGATCAATACACCAGATGGCGAAACTGGTGATAACACATGA
- a CDS encoding ClpXP adapter SpxH family protein — MKLSRENLLSYDPSEFCHSLDKKPIEIYMFVDPLCPECWALEPIIKKLQIEYGKYFSIRHVLSGKLATLNMGRKKRYETIAELWEKTASRTGMSCDGSLWFENPVSSPYLASIAIKSAELQGRKKGIRFLRKLQEVLFLEKQNVSNFEVLKNCARSVGLDVEEFVTDIHSETAAKAFQCDLKITNEMDVQEIPTFVFFNANVEEEGIKITGLYPYEVYVQILEEMLQEKPDAANPPILEQFLNQYKMVASKEVAVVYDMTVQQAEKELKKLMLKQKVEQIPAKYGVFWRYLEG; from the coding sequence ATGAAACTGAGTCGGGAAAACCTTTTGAGCTATGACCCATCAGAGTTTTGCCATAGCTTGGATAAAAAGCCTATCGAAATTTATATGTTTGTCGACCCGCTCTGTCCGGAGTGCTGGGCACTTGAGCCAATCATCAAAAAGCTCCAGATTGAATACGGCAAGTATTTTTCCATACGCCATGTATTAAGCGGCAAACTTGCCACACTTAACATGGGCAGGAAAAAACGTTACGAAACAATTGCGGAGCTCTGGGAAAAAACAGCAAGCAGAACAGGCATGTCTTGTGACGGATCGCTTTGGTTTGAAAATCCGGTGTCCTCCCCGTATTTAGCATCGATCGCCATAAAATCAGCCGAGCTTCAGGGGAGAAAGAAAGGCATCAGGTTCCTGCGCAAGCTTCAGGAAGTACTATTTCTTGAAAAACAGAATGTCTCGAACTTCGAGGTGCTAAAAAATTGTGCGCGAAGTGTCGGTTTAGACGTAGAGGAATTCGTAACCGATATTCATTCTGAAACAGCAGCAAAAGCATTTCAGTGCGATTTAAAAATAACGAATGAAATGGATGTCCAGGAAATCCCGACTTTCGTATTTTTTAACGCAAATGTTGAAGAAGAAGGCATTAAGATTACCGGTCTTTACCCATATGAGGTATACGTGCAGATTCTTGAAGAAATGCTTCAGGAAAAGCCAGATGCGGCCAATCCGCCGATCCTCGAACAATTCCTGAACCAATACAAAATGGTCGCCTCCAAGGAGGTAGCAGTTGTCTATGACATGACTGTTCAACAGGCAGAGAAGGAACTAAAGAAGTTAATGTTAAAACAAAAAGTTGAACAAATCCCTGCTAAATATGGAGTGTTCTGGCGTTATCTTGAAGGATGA